In Rhodamnia argentea isolate NSW1041297 chromosome 5, ASM2092103v1, whole genome shotgun sequence, the DNA window tcataCGACTTTATGTtctaagaatagaaattttgtgtcattataAAACACATTTATGTGCTCAGAAATTCGCCTGgaaactagaaatagaaaaatccatttttggccaaaaattgatttcaaaaacagaatgattatcattgATGCCCTAAACATATAAATACATATTGCAATCATCCATAAACGTAATGAAATACCTTTTGCCCCCACGAATTATGCACTAAATCCAATAAATTCGAATTTCCGTTAATAATAGGACATcgtttctttgtcaatttagACTTAGCACAGATTTCATGTTTATCACCTCTATCAAAATTTATTAGATCtagctttttcattttctttaaatagTGAAAATTTAAATGTGCTAATCTACtatgtcacaaaaaatgagaatcaacAATATGAGTAGAAGATGCGGTCTTATTGTTAATACTCGGATGATACATTCAATAATTGGCATAACCATTTCCAACAAATTGTCCATTCTTCAATTAAATATCCTTGTTAGATTCGAAAAAAACCTGAAATCCCCTTTTACAAagtaaattaatagaaaccGTGTTCTATCTAATTTCGGGTACAAACAACATATTAAGAAGGCTAACCTTCTTTCCAGAAGTAAAATCTAACTCCAATGTGCCTCAAGCAATCTTTGCAAGATTGTTATTTGTCATCTCGACCTCTTGAACAATCACGTCAAAAGCCTCTTCAAAATGCTTGAACATTGATTAGTCCTTGCATACATAAACTTTTGTACTGGAATCTACCCGCTAACTAAGTTTGATAGAAGTAACATGGTTGAAAACATGGTTAAAATCATGTCCATGTAATTTCTTCAACCCTATTAGTATTTACCTTCATCGTTGATGTGTTCTTGCGATGCCTGCACATCTTTTCATAGGGATCCTCTTTGCCACAAATAAATGAGGACTCCTTTTTCATCTTATATGTTTACTTTAAATTCCGCTCTCTATTGCATTTCAAGTTCTTGTGGTTTTTGGATCGAAATCCATTTATGTCCACAACATTCACTTTGATGtcatacaaaataaaattatcacGTAAACGTGACTTTCCCTTAATTCGAAgatgtttatgaattttctccaaaattatgTCCCATGTCTTATGCAAGCATCCTTTTTCCATAATCTTTGTATCTTGAAGGCAACTTTGCAATAATTGCTCCAACTTGAAAGGATTCTGGAATCTCTATCTTGAGAGTACGAATATTATTGACAAGCACATGAAATTCATGGACTGGCTTCTGTTGAAAAATTTAAGTCCATAATACTTCGTAATCCTTATTGGTACCTTGCTCCTCCATTTTGTACTTGAATTCAAGTGCATTCCAAATGTTTGTGCCGGATTTCATCTTAGTGAATAAATTACACAATGGATCGGGCAATGTGTTTAGAATATGCCATCAACGGAACAATTCATCCTCATCACGTTTCTTCCTCTCCTTGTGACCCTTACAATGGACTCTATACTTTGCTGTCTTCCTTCAATGGTATGCTCATGATCCTCTATGAGTGTCTGATTGGGGTGTAGAATGTAGGAAAATTTCAAGGCTATGAGCAGAAACATCTTTGTCTCTCCAATGAACGAAATTGCTGCCATCAAATCGATCCGGTTTCATCATGTCTTGAATCATgactttgattgattttgacttCACTGTTGcaaaaataattccttaaaattgttGGGAAAAATATAATAATCAAATGGAAATAAATGGAATCGGACTTTGAGGTATGATAATAGTCTTTTTAAGGAATAATTTGCCCTACAACGTTGTTAATGATTACTGAAAAAAATTCTCTACGATACAACAAAATCTCGAAATGAGAATATCaaatagcaattttgatatttctctaaaaaatttcaaagggaaACAATGAGAAGGACAGTTATatctctttgaaaagaaaatgaaaatggaagttgaagtAAGTGAAATGTTAAACAGAAACATTAAATGTATAATAATGAACACCTTTATGAACAAACATGTTAGTTCGAAAAGGACACAACTTTTCATGTATGCAAAGAACACAACTTTTCGTGTCTTAAGATTGAGAATTCGGGGCACAACTTTTCATGGTCGAAAAAACAATAAAGTTGAATTatgaaaattatcatttttaaaaaattgtaactTTTCAAAGGTTGTAAAAAGCGCCTAATAACTGttaagcaaaaatgaaaaaatgaaattcattaGTAATAAACTTACCGTAACTATATTGTGAACAATCATATTGTTTTGATGTGACACAGCGGTAATTTTGTTAttataaatttggaaaaattgataataATTATTGATTAATATCAACTCTGATTCACGTGCTCGCAAACAGGTCAAGTGCTACATGGACAAAGAAATGCAccatttttctttatgttttataaacaaacaaccaACAAGTGGCAGTGGCTATGGCTATGGCTATGTGTGGGACTGCGACAGGACGATAGGCCGCGATTGGATGTCACCGTGGTCAGATGTGACGTATACCAAACAAAGGAGAAGAGGTGCTGGGACAAGAATCaggaaatagggaaaaaaacaaaaacaaaaacgtaAGAAAGAATTTAATTTGCCGATGGCCATCCTCTTTAAGTGGGAGGAAATTAAGACACAGATTCATAGTCttaaatagaaaattgaagTCGACGTAAAATCATTGTCTTTTAAGATGAGATACTAATCTATTTCAATCAGCCAAAGTTGTGTCCCTCTTTTTGGTGCAATATAATGTTCTTACaaggagggagaaagagagcgCTTTGCGTTCTTCCCCTTTTGCCCTTCCATGTTCAAAATAAGCACCTCGGAGCCGCGACCGGTGGCCGGAGTTTTGGGCCATGAGGAGCCTGTTTTGATCGGCCCGATCTCTCTTTAGGCTTGTATTTTGTCATAGTTGAACCTAGGTTGGGTTGTGGAACTTGGTGCTCCAAAATATTAGGCTTAATGGGCTTGGATTGAGCTAAAAAGTCCAAAATTCGATCCTTAAGATGTTTGAAAATGCCTGATGGACCTGCAAACGAAATTCTGGtgccaacattgatgaattaAGTTTTAGTTTGGATCATTTAGGGTTGTATCTTCTAGATTTATGATGCTTTTGTTTTACGAAACATGACttatttgaaagatattttcttaaaagtgattagtcgtattgcttaaaaaaaaaaatgaacgaagcCTATTTACACCCGAAAGACATAAACTAatgtaaataataaatatttttcatcaagaAACCAAACACTTAACGTATATATAACTAGCGAGCCATTTGTGTAAAATCTCGTTTACACTGGCggtgcatgttttttttttcccctttaaggAGATACAATAAGTATGcaaataatataatattttaGTCAACGTCTATCTCCCACTAGGATGTGGATGCCTGGATCTCCGCCTCACGTTTGAAAGGAATCATCTCGTCTTCCTTGAGGGTCACCCAAGCATCGATTCCTTCGTTGTCTTCAGCGTCCATTAGAAAAACTGATCTGAAACTCACCGGCGGGAGGCCGACTAGTGTCGGCCGTCCCCACCCGAAGTCGATCTCATATAGCGGGAACCGGCACCAGCTGCTGAAAGCGATAAAATGCTTTTCACTTGAGGTCGCATGTTCCATGAATTCCGTTAGAGAATCCTTCACCATCGTAGAGAgctcctctccttcttctacTCTTGCATATCTTGCTCTGGACTTGCGTAACATTTCGTTTATCACACTCACCGCTTCTTTGAACACCAGCTTGCTTCCATCGGCCATAGCTCTACCGAATTGTGCGTAAAGCACGGTAGCGAAGTTGCCAAAGGAATTAGCAGGTACTGCGAGACCAATCTTCTCGCGCAAGTTCATCGTCATGGAAATCACGAAAGGCCGAAGCTTGCCATGTTTGCTGTGATCAATATCGACGAGAGCCGTGCTTATTAGTGCCGAAACAACCTCTAGCCTTGAAGGCGGCGAATTATCAGCAGTTGACCCCGGTGCATCCGCCACAGCTAGGGATTTCAATTTTGATATGACCTTACCATCAAACCTGAACCTATTCGTGACCAATTTCTCATCGCTAATAGAAGGTTCAGGCCCAGTTGCGACGGATGACTCCTTCGATGGGGATATAGACGATTCATCGCTGACACAAGGTTCGGATCCAGTTGCGAAGGATGACTCCTTCATTGGGAATATAGACGATAACTCGAAACTTGGGCGAACTATCTCATGCGTGTTTCCCCGGCACGCGGTGGCCCACGAACTCACGAACATGGCCATGGAGTACATGTCGGCTATCTTGTGCGTCATGCGTAGGCCAATCACTAATCCGCCGCACTCAAACACATTCGCTTGAATCACGACCAGGGGATTGCCTGCTAGTTCTCTCGGGAATCTTGACAGGCCATCGAGCAAATCCGGATAGGGCTTCCCATGGAGAAGCCGATCAATCCGGGCATCCACTTTGGCATGCACGAACTCGACTCCATGGTCGTTACAGTCGATGAAACAACCGTCCTCGATATATCTCCCTGCCAGAGGATAAAAGATTGTTAGGATTTGGGAAAGGGACTCCTCCATCCGGTGAAGCCTCTGGACGATGTCAACTCCAGAATTCTCAGCATTATCTGCATAGTAGAAGATGATGCCAGTATAATGTGGCGGTAGAGGCTCATCCATTGAAGACAACTTCAGTTTTCGCAGGTGATGCGGGGTCGGCGCCGACGGCTTCACCACCTTCTTCCACTCTACTTCCACCTTCATGCTTGGATTGCTTCTCAGGATATGTCTAGAAAGACTTCGATAAGGAAGTAACCTGGTCGAACGAGGAAATACTTCAGGAGGCTTATGCACGTATCTGTCCTGTGTCTGAGGATCACTTGTTTTATAGATTCTTTAGACAATATTTTGAATCTTGTAATAGTGCTGCGTGTAATTGGCACTATGCGGAGGTGTTGTGCGCTGCGTcaatataaaatagaaaatgctAAAAGTGGACATAAAGATCATTttctccaaaagaaaaaaaaaaaaaaagcgacggCGCCTTGAGGAATGAAAGGGGCGATAAGTGCCAAGCCGACTTCATTATAAATAAagtaaatcttattttaaatgaaaatttggagtacatttagttttaaataagagcttgaagcgGCTATACATGATGTTTAAGAATGTTTTCGCTATTcactttttcaatatatttttattttttctatatttttttaaaatataaaagtaaaaaaattaaaaatacaggcGGCCGCCGCCCTGCCGCCGGTCCTTGTTATACAAGTCTTGGACCTCGTGAACCCATTCATCGGTCATCATTGTGCGTCCCCCACTCCACGCGTCCGATGTCAATCTCGGAGGGCCCCACAGGGCGTCGACATTATTGACTCGGTCGGCATAAAGAAACACTTCCAGGTCATCGTTTGTCATGTTCCTGCTGAGAGTTGGCCAATCAATTGAACGCTTTGAGGGAGGCAAGAGTCCAtcatttactctaatttttgtTATTCGTGCAAATGGATCTTTAATTATCTATCTACAATCAAATCCTCAAATTTAATCCAGATCTCGCCCGGTTCGTCGAATTGTTTCTCGGACATAAAACATACTACTTTCAATCCTAATAAGAAGGGATAAATTATGAGTCTCCACAATCCAAACATAACAAAGACCAAAGATTTTGAGAGGGTTTTAAGAACCACTTCGGATTGAGGGAACCAGTGCGGTGGGCCTTAGGTACCCAATCGGCTGCTTGATTTGTGGAACAAAGACAATGGGCCAAAGAAACACGTATGAGTTGATCTAGTAAGACTCTATAGTCATTGATAATTGAGCTCACAATCAACGAGCTTTCATCCAAGCCCATGACCCACGTACATCATAGAGGCATTTAGTCTCTAACACCATGCTTAGTATTAAGGATTAAAGACACGACGACTTTTAGATACCCTTCCTCTTGGTACTTTCAACAAGAACTCCAGCTCTTCCCGCATGGCTAGGGTAGGGTTTTCGCTACATAGGCAAAAGGAGCTCGAATCTTCTTTACATAGCTAGATACATGCGTCCTGGAGGATCCCAACAGCTGTGACCTCCCTCGATTTGTTGCACCATGACGCATCTATGCTCAATTTCAAACTCCCCTGAATCGACAAACACCAACAAGCAGGTAAGGGATTCTTCTCTATTGGTCTGGTTTTTCCGCTTGGGTTCCATCTCTTATACAGCCTATAAGAGTTCATAGCTTTATTGATGATGATCCAAGGTTGTGGTTTGCGCTTTTGAAAGATCTAGTAATTGTTGACAtcaaaaatttgatttcttaTTTCACTTTCATAAACTTCAGAAAATATCTGAATGCAGGCATCCCTCCACCCCAGCTTTGTCTGGTATTCAAGGTAAGTTTAGAACCTAGGCAAAGCGATCCATACTTCAAGGTGTGAGCTTGAAGTGTATTGGATACTGTCTCCATTTGCATCTCATCTGCATTCATGCATCGTACTTATTGCATAAAAGGAGCTACCATTAGTCCCTAGCAAacatattaaataatttttcatataggATAGTTTAATTTTAACATGCATTTACATCCACATTTAATGGGGTCAGCGGCAGAAACGACATGAAATTGACGAGCGGACATGCTAGAACTTAAGATAAAATTCTGCTAGTAGCAGGGATTAGCTGTGCTGAAAATTAGAAGAGGCCTTAGGGCCTATTTAAGCATTATTCAGCCCGCGCAAGTTAACTAATTAAAAAGGCCTTTAATTAAAactcaattaaataaaaaatggccTACTTAAGAGTGGATGAGCCCACAGGCAAGAGGCTTAGGGTCAGCCAATCCCGCTCAATGGGCTGGCCGGCCACATAGGGACTAAACTGAACAAGAATTTTCTctctaaggactaaattgcgATTATTCGAAAGTCGATGGACTATTTCGTCAGTAAACATAAAGCACGAAACCGTATCCCATTATTATAAATAAGTGTTTTAGAGTTGACGTTAAGGAGGGAACTCATGCACACCGCTGTacaggaggaagaggagaaatGGACGGCCAGAGGGGAAGAAGCTGGATTCTCTTTCTTTGACTCCGCAcacgaaaagagaaaaaagaagagaacatccagagagagaaaagtcttcttcttttccttctctatcTAGAGTGGTCACGTTCTGCAGAAGAGGTCAAAGAAGGATAAAACTCTTCTTCACCGCCGCTTGAAGGGGGGAACGTTGACGGGCTCCCAATTAAGATCCAGGCGTGCGACGAACATCCAAGCAAGACGATTTCCAGGAGGTCGTGATAACGACCAGCAGACATCAGCCCAAATCGAGCGCATCAAAACCAGTCGGTAGCTTATTACAAGTGTCCCAATGATCCTCTTAGCATCTTCAACATTCAAAGACTTCCAAGGATATCACCACACTCGTTGATTTCCCGTTTTCACTAAATTGCTGAGTCAGCTTCCAAAGACCTTCAAGGACATCAATACCACTACCAATTCCTCGTCTTCACTGAATTCGCTGGACCATTGCCATTGCCATTGCCTTTCCATATTATCTGAAGAGAACCGCTCCAGCCAACATTCTGATGTCCTGATGTCGATCCATTCTTCTATCCTTTAGTCCTTACAAGTATATTGGCAATCATGATTCTACCAAGCTATTAATCTTCAAAGGTGTGGTCCTTCTAAGCTTTAACAAACATTACTATTTTACGCTTGCTCACCATCACCATGGTCCATCCAAATGCTCACCTTATCTTGGTCCTTCTAGGCCATCATGAATATCCCCGTTCTTCTTGGCTTATTATCCCTCGATCGAGGTCCTTCTAGCTTGTTTATCTTTGTAGACACCCTTTCAACTTGTAGATATCTCCATGCCCGATACCTTATTCACCTCCGATATCCGCAATGATCTTTCCATATTGATAGAGCATTCTCAATTGTGACAAAGCACTGAGCATTACATCAGATACTGATCAAGATACCATCTGCACTATGCTAGTGTATGTATCATCCGGTACTACTTAACTAACACACACGTTAGTAGTCTTTGATTGTCTTTGTCATAttcaaaacatcataagagATTTTCCCAACGGGTATCAGAGCTTGGTGCTCATTATTTTGAAGTGTTTATTTCTGAGTTAACGATCTATTATGGCTAGCAAGCTTGGACCAAGTATTTTCAAAGGACAAAGCAACACGAGACTTCCCCACTTTGATGGAAAGGACTAAGATACCTAGAATAACAAGATGCAAGCTTTTCTCAATCCACAGATCCTCTAATACGAGAAGTCATCCAAAATGGTGGGAATGCTCCAACACCTAGTAGAACTTCAGTCACAATGGCGATTGGGGAATCAGGAGactcaaacaaaagaagaactgCACCGATTCCTCAACCCTTCAGCTCTCCTCAAGATCTAGCAAAATGGGAAGCAATTGATgctaaatctttatattcattATATTGTGCTTTATCTCCTGTTGAATATAATCGCATTTCTTCTTGTGAAACATACAGCGCAGACGATCTTTGGATGGACTGATAGGCTCAAGGAAATCAAGACAAACATTATCGTAGGAAGATAGGAGTCATTCAAGAAGAAATTGGATGAAACCGTTGCTGATAAGCTCAACAGATTttgaccccccccaaaaaaaaaagctcaataGATTCACTGATATCATCAATGACCTCACATATCAAGGGAAGACCTATACTCCATAAGAGAGAGTGAACAAAATCCTTCAAAGCCTTACAAAAGAATGGAACAACGTAAAGACATTTCTTCAAAAACACAAAGAGTCAAACCTCTTATCTTCGATgaactcattggaattctaaTGGCTGACACGGCTTAACATCTAGACGATGAAGAAGATTACAAATGTAAGAAGTCTATTACTTTGAAACTGGCGTTCATGATGCAGATAACTCAAATCATCATGTGAAGATGAGTACGACGAGGAGATGGGGTTGTTGACCAAGAGATTTCAAAACCTtgtgagaaagagaagaaaattcaaGGGGAAGAAGCAAACAAGAAAATCCAAAGAAAGGAATCTATACAAGAACAGAGAAGACAATAAAGATCaagaaataatatattttgAGTGTAGAAAACAAGGTCACATAAAACTCGATTGTCTTttattcaagaaaaggaaagaaaaatttgaaatgaataaGAAAGCTGTGAAGGGCAAGACGTGGAATGACACAGAGTGTGACTCGAGCAGTGATGAGATTCAAGAGCAAGCAAGTCTTTTTTTAGTAACAGACATTCAATTTGAAGAAGATATTATGATTTGCTTAGATATTCTCGACGATGAAGTTCTTTATGAAAAGTTATTTGTGGAACATGAAAATGCCttgaagatttttcttgatttaagTGATCTTTTAATTCTTCAATTAACTTATCAACAAGTTTTGGATTATTAAATCTAATTTGAGTAAGCTACCgacgtttaattttttttattaccaatGTTTCAATTGGGCTACTTAGTCAGTAAAATATTGGTAAATGGAATAATTAAAGATCgataattttatatgatagtTGGTACATCTAAGGATTTTGTGAGAAAGGTCAATTAAAGTTGATTAAAGAGAAGAGAAGTTGTTTATTTAAAGAAACACTAATTAAATATTGGTAACTAAGGGTGAGTAAAGCAAAACTAAGTGAGAAGTTAATCGTGAAAAGGGCTGGTAACTAagtcaaataaaagttgggaCAGTTGGAGTTAAGGGTTTGATCAAAAATTGACACGGGGCATGCATTAGAGAACTAAAGCACTGTGTCTAACTTTATACCAAATGtataataattatattatttACTAAGTCAACTTTGGCAGTTTctttctgacccaaaaaaaaaaaatttgctttgGTAGTTTCTTAAGCATGTTTAACGTTTATCTTAAGTAAATTGGCATAGATTTGAAATCTTCTAATAGCGCAACTACCGATCCGATAAGTAGCGGTAGGGGAATAGTTTCTCTCTAGAAAATGTAAAGCAATGATTTGACAAAGCTTGAGGATATTCCATTAAAGCTAGACTTCTTCATTATTTGTTTAAATCAGACACTCACAGGAAGTTTAGATGGCCAGCAAGACAGAAAATCACAgagaaaaagtttatgattattttattgATTAAACTGAAGTGCAAGATCGTTCTTTTGACCGGCCTTAAAATGAAGACGCCTGGTTTGCCTTATTCACAGAGAATAACGTTAGAGATGCTTCAAGGATTTAGAGACGGCCTTTCGTGCCAACAAAGTTGTCGTAACTCCAATGGTCATTTTGATCAACTTTTCATTTAGAAATTGACACATGTTAattatgtcttgagtttgaaccGTTTGATGAATCCGAATAAATTGAAGAATGTATATCGTTTTCGTAAATGGATATatttgggaagaaaagaaatcttggattagaatttcttttcttgaaaacctCGTCAAATCTCGTGAAGATTTGTTATTCTGTTGAAGGAAGGTTATCCAAGATTACCACCCAACAGAATTTTTTTGTACGGGAGAGACTCCACCTTTATGTGATTGGTTGGtcaatgaagaaagaagtttttttGACTTCTTAAAAGCTGCCCAAACAGAGGAAATAAAACAGAGGGCTTTTATTTCCAAGTTCCTTTAGCAGAAGAGAGAAGCGACCGCCGcacgaagagaaagaaaaaggtgagCACGTACAGTGTTCTGGTTTTGAAGGTCGTGCGCGAGAGTTTCGTTCAGGCTCAAACATTTATCGTTTTGTGTTGTGTGagtttttattatatccaattaagttgttttatttgtaaacactaagggtttgggtataatatAGGTAgaggaaacacgagcgtattgagcgattgtaattccgattctccgattatagtgaattgttcttgctggctctcccgtggatgtaggtaccgatatttggaccgaaccacgtaatctccggtgtcctttattgttcatcgttatttctcggggtttttcgcattgatttatttgcaagatatGGGctagtttccgcgcgttatatttCAATAATTGATATCAAAGCgccaggttcggatattctagattgtgatttggggcttttgcttgtctgattattatctggatatcctaTGATTGCAATTATAtctggagtgaaagctgaaattgagaagtttaacgggaggaacaactttgggttatggagcctcaagatggaggtgttattgacaactcaaggtttagcagaagcattggagggcaaggctgagttgcccgaaacgatgacggATGCTGAAAAAGATGTGGTAATGagaaaagctagaagtttaatcctgttgaatttattggatgaagtgttaatagaggttggcgaggagaaggataccgcagcattgtg includes these proteins:
- the LOC115730841 gene encoding acetyl-CoA-benzylalcohol acetyltransferase-like, which gives rise to MKVEVEWKKVVKPSAPTPHHLRKLKLSSMDEPLPPHYTGIIFYYADNAENSGVDIVQRLHRMEESLSQILTIFYPLAGRYIEDGCFIDCNDHGVEFVHAKVDARIDRLLHGKPYPDLLDGLSRFPRELAGNPLVVIQANVFECGGLVIGLRMTHKIADMYSMAMFVSSWATACRGNTHEIVRPSFELSSIFPMKESSFATGSEPCVSDESSISPSKESSVATGPEPSISDEKLVTNRFRFDGKVISKLKSLAVADAPGSTADNSPPSRLEVVSALISTALVDIDHSKHGKLRPFVISMTMNLREKIGLAVPANSFGNFATVLYAQFGRAMADGSKLVFKEAVSVINEMLRKSRARYARVEEGEELSTMVKDSLTEFMEHATSSEKHFIAFSSWCRFPLYEIDFGWGRPTLVGLPPVSFRSVFLMDAEDNEGIDAWVTLKEDEMIPFKREAEIQASTS